Genomic DNA from Roseburia intestinalis L1-82:
TTCCCTGTTTCAGGGTACATTAAATACAGAAAGAGCACACAGACTTTTTCATTGTTAAAAAAGTAACTATCTAAAACATAATTATCTGCCCGCCCAAAACTGCACGACTACCGCGCCATGTTTTCTGACATTCCAAAAGCTATGCTGCAGTTTTCATTATCCAACAATCTCAGCCACACACAATTTATTCATTTAAATGCAAAGGAGATTTTATCATGAAAAACAAATATCCTCATATTTTTGAGCCAATGACCATCCGTCGTATGACCGTAAAAAACAGAATCGTTATGACACCAATGGGAACAAACTATGGTGAGCAGAACGGTGAAATGAGTTTTCTTCATATTAATTATTATGAGCAGCGTGCAAAGGGCGGCACAGGCCTTCTGATTGTCGAGAACGCAAGCGTTGATTCCCCACAGGGTTCTAACGGTACGACACAGCTCCGCATCGACTTAGACAACTATATTCCGCGTCTGTTCAAATTATGCGAAAACGTACACAAACACGGTGCATGTATCGCAATCCAGTTAAACCATGCAGGTGCATCCGCAATGTCTTCCCGTATCGGAATGCAGCCGGTTTCCGCTTCTGATGTTCCTTCCAAGGCAGGCGGAGAAATCCCTCGTCCATTAGAGAAAGATGAGATGATGCACATCGTTAAAAAATACGGTGAGGCTGCAAAGCGTGCCCAGATCTGTGGATTTGACGCCGTAGAGATCCATGCAGGACATTCCTACTTAATCAGCCAGTTCCTCTCTCCTACCACCAACAAGAGAACAGATGAATTTGGCGGTTCTGCAGAAAACCGTGCAAGATTTGCAAAATTAGTCATCGAGGAAGTTCGTAAACAGGTTGGACCTTTCTTCCCGATCTTCGTCCGTATCAGTGCTGACGAAATGGTAGAGGGTGGAAATACCTTAGAGGATACTTTAGAGTATTTACAGTACTTCGAGAAAGAAGTCGATGTATTTGACGTTTCCTGTGGTCTGAATGGTTCTATCCAATACCAGATCGATGCAAACTATTTACCGGACGGCTGGCGTTCTTACATGGCAAAAGCTGTAAAAGAAAAATACGGCAAACCATGTATGACTGTTGGTAATATCCGTGACCCGAAAGTTGCTGAAGATATCTTAGCAAAAGGCGACGCTGACTTTATCGGAATGGGACGTGGACTGATCGCTGATCCGGAATGGGTCAACAAAGTTGAGTTCGGAAAAGAATGTGATATCCGCAAATGTATTTCCTGTAACATCGGATGTGCAGGACACCGTATCGGTTTAAACCAGCCGATCCGTTGTACCGTAAACCCGGCTGTCAACTCCGGCGAAGATTACATGAAACATAAGATCAACAAACCTTGCAACGTTGTAGTCATCGGTGGCGGTACTGCAGGTTTAGAGGCAGCCTGCACTGCAGCAGAAGTCGGATGTACCACCTTCTTAATTGAGAAAAAAGCTGAGCTTGGCGGACTTGCTTCCGTGATTTCCAAGATCCCGGATAAGAAACGTTTAGCTGACTTCCCGAACTATATGATCCACCGTGCAAGCAAGCTTCACAACTTATTCATCTTCAAGAATACAAGCACTACACCGGAATTAGTAAAGAGCTTAAACCCGGATATCATCGTAAATGCAACCGGTTCTGTTCCTACTTTACCACCGATCACCGGTCTGCATGATCTTGTCGACAAAGATGACAGCAATGTTGCTACCGTATTAAAGATGATCGACCGCATCAACGAGTATCCTGAAAAAATGGATGGTCAGAAAGTTGCAATCATCGGTGGTGGTGCCGTAGGTCTCGACGTGATGGAATTCTTTACCGAGCGCGGTTCTGACGTAACCATGGTAGAGATGCTTCCAATGATCGGAAACGGTCTTGATCCGGTTACAAAATGTGATACAAATGCCAAAATGGCAAAATACAACGTAAAACAGATGACCAACACTGCTCTGCAGGAAGTTCAGAACGATCGTTTCATCGTAAAGAATCCTCAGGGTGAGATCGAAGAAATTCCATTTGATTATGGTTTCATCTGCCTCGGAATGAGAGCAAACAACCCTGTATTAGACCAGTTAGAGGAAGCTTTCGCAGATACTAACGTAGAAATCATAAATATCGGTGACAGCAAACGTGCAAGAAGAATCATTGAGGGTACTGAAGAGGGACGTAATATCTTAAACGTACTTGCAAAACATGATTATCTGTAAGATATGATAAGACTGCCGATCGAAGCAAGTGTAAATCACGATCATATGTTGATTTTTCACATGATATGATTACAGAATGGGCGTAACTTTCTTCTTTCCTATTTGTTTCACCCATAAATGCTGAATTTTCCCCTTCAAAATAATTAAAATGGGTGTATACCACTCATAATGAAGAGAATAGCCCGGGATTTCCAAAAATCCTGGGCTATTTACACATGAAACATATTTTTTTCATCCAATATGTTTCATTTTTCTCTAATTATACCCTGAAAACGGGCAAAACCAATCTGCATGATCCATTTTTCGCCCAACCAGACTTCCCATTCCTGGTTAAGGCGTTTCTTCGTACCATCCACCGATATATCCTAGCTGAAGAATAATTTCTTCACATCCTCAACCGGCATATCCTGTCCGGTGTAAAGTTTGAATGCGGCAACTCCCTGCCATAACAACATTCCCTTTCCTCCGACACAGGTACATCCTGCTTCTTTTGCCTCGCGAAGGAGTTTTGTCTCTTCCGGATTGTATACTGCATCTGCAACGACAAGTCCCGGACGGAATGCAGACAGGTCCTTTACAACACTCTGGTCATCCATCGGCTTCATTCCAACGATCGTGGCATTGGCAAAGATATCACTTGACTGGATCTCTTCTGTCATCTTTGCAGTATCTGCAATGTCATATACATTGACCACACACTCCGGCACTGCCTTTTTGATCTTCTCTGCCGTCTGTAAGGTTCTCTCAAAGAATGCATCCTTGATATTGAAAATAGAGATTTCTCTCGCACCGTCTAAGGCACACTGTACCTGAATGGCTGTCGCAGCACCACCGCCTCCGGCTACTGTGATCTTTTTGCCTTTGATCTCAATGCCATGATCTCTTAAGTTATGTACGAATCCCTCGCCGTCTGTGATGTGACCGGTCAGTTTTCCGTTATCATTGACGATTGTATTGACAGCACCGATGATCTGCGCTGCCGGTGAAAGCTCATCCATGTATTTTGCAGCCTCAACCTTATCCGGCATGGTAACATTGCAGCCACGCATGTTGAAAGTCTTCATTGCAGCGATCGCATCTTTTACCTTGTCCTCTTTTATATCAAAAGCCACATAAGCATAGTCTAATCCCAGCTTCTCAAAGCTGTAATTGTACATCGCCGGTGATCCTGAATGACCGACCGGTGAACCGATCAATGCTAAAAGTCCTGTGTGGCCTGAAATGCGCTTTTCCATGATTTAATCCTCCTGTTTTGTATACTTTTTGGTATATAATACCTTTTGCTGCCTTATTTTAGTAACATGATAGCTTCTTTTTCGGAGAATGGCAAGTACTTTTTTTATTTAAAGCGTTAAAGCATCCTGAAAAATACAATTTGACAGAACCGGTTGTATTTCTTAAAATAATTTGTGTGTTTTTTCACCCAATAAATGATGGTTTGTTTATGAAATAAATTGCCCACCCAAATGGTGTGTTGTAGGTCTGTGAGCGACATCTTGCGCAAAGCCGGAGTTAATTTGGGTTCCGTTGTACGAAAATAAGAAAAGCTAGGTCTGCCTGATTTAGGTTATGGCGGAGTGACGTGACCGGCGTTCAACGAGCCATCCTTGGCTCGTGAAGCCTTGTTCTGCCATCCGTGGCAGAACATCACTGTGTAACTACAGGCAGACCAAGTTTTTCTAATTTTCTCCCAAAGTCACAAAATTAGCTTCGGCTTTGTGCAAGATGCCAGCCTCCAGGTTGTGAACACCATTTGGGTGGGCGGTTCATCTCAAAATTGGGGGCGTAAGTGCAAATTTTTGATATTCACATTATGCCTATAATCTGCTTATGATCCTAATGTACTGTATCATTGATATTCAGCCTGATGACTTGTCTGAAGTTTCATCTGCTATGTCGCATTACATTAATCATTTCGTAAATTACCAGACTAATAATGCAGATTATTAGTCCAAGTATGTATGGTTAAAAGCATAGATATAACAGATTGCGTCGAGGTTTTTCGACATTTTTAAAATGAACGTCACAAAAATTTACGCACCCCCAAGGTTGTAAAATGAGTTCCCCGGCGAAGGGTGGTTCACAACCTTGCGGCTGGCAAATTGCATCAAGCCGAGACCTGTTTTGTGACTTTGGGAGAAAATTAGGCAATCTTAGTCTGCCTGTCCGTAACACAGTGTTGTGCTGCCATGGACGGCAGCACAAGTCTTAATGTGCCCGGATGGCACATTTAAGACACACACGTCACTCTGCCACAATCTGAACCAGGCAGCCTTAGATTGTCTTATTTTCGGACAACGGAAACAAAACATTCCCGGCTTGATGCAATTTGCCAATCGTAAACCCCCCGGAACCACCCTACACAGGGAAACTCATGTCACCCACAAACCAATATTTGCCGGGCAGCGCATTCATATATACTTGTCAGAAAACACATCAATTTTTCTTAAATGGAGGATAAAAATGAACAGTATCATAAGACCTATGACACCTAAAGACAAAAACAGTGTTCTTGAAATGATGCGTGTATTTTACGCATCCCCGGCGGTTTTTACTAACGGATCCGATGATATTTTCCGCACCGATATTGAAAACTGCATCAATGACAATCCATATCTGGAAGGCTATATTTTTGAGGTTTCCGGCGAGATCCAGGGCTATGGCATGATCGCAAAAAGCTTTTCCACAGAATTTGGCAGGCCATGCATGTGGATCGAGGACATTTATATCAAGGAATCCTGCCGTGGGGCCGGCATCGGAAGCAAATTTATCGACTATATCGGGGAAAAATACCCGGACGCCATCCTGCGGCTGGAGGTGGAAGAAGAAAATGAACGGGCCGTCAATGTATATAAGAAAAATGGATTTTCATTTCTGCCTTATCTGGAAATGAAAAAATAGGCTCTGTTCCTAGGTTTCTCTGAAATAATTAAATTGTTACAAGACATTAATAACAAACTTAAATAATACAATTTATATACATATGATTGTGGAATGCTCCGCGAACATCCCAAAAATATGTATAAGAGGGTGAAAACACAGAATTTCCGTGTTTTCACCCTCTTATTTATTACTCTAACATCCCATCTTTCAATACATTATGATCACGCAGCACTTTCTCAACCACAGTTCCCTTTACAAGGCGGATCAGAGGTTTCTTCAATGCGTTAAGCGGACCAGGCAGCTGGATTTCTAACGGAGATTTGCCATCCATGAGTTTGACTGTGCTGTCTAAAAGTTCACGGATATCGTAAACACTTCCCCATACCTCAGGCACGCCACGGTCTACACCAAGCAGTCCGTATACAGCCTCCATTGCGGTTCTGACGGAGTACTCTGTGGTAAATACGGTATCTCTCGGTGTCTCTGCAAACTGACCTAAGAATGCAAAGTTTACACAGCCATCCGGGATGACATCCGGGCGGTCACCTTTGGTTCTTGGCATAAAGAATGCTGTGATGTACGGCATCATCGTCGGTACGCAGACTGCACTGTGTTCTGCAAGCTCCTCGATCTGGTCGGTCGGTACACCAAGATGATACAGCCACTCTTCCGTGATCTCCTTACCGGTACATTCTTTCATTGGTTTCTTTATAAAATCACCCGGTACATCGGTAAACAGTCCATATACCCATACACAGACCTTATCTTTATCCTGCTCCTTGAACTGTCCCTGTCTGTTGATCGTCCAGCTTAACAGCCAGCTGGAATCCTTGCAGCTTACGATACCGCCGGTTACAACTTTTCCGCTCTTTGGATCTCTCTTACAAATATTTGTGATGTATGGAATGATCTTATCGTCCAGTGTGGTTACCGTTGCAGACTCCCAGTTTGTCTTTGCAACATCAGAGCAGAACTTCTCCGGACGTCCAAAGGACGGATCCTGTTTTGCAATGTTTTTCCATAAATTCCAGCAGCCGCTGTTGCGTACTTCCGCATCTCCGTTTGGAGCATGGTTCTGATCACCGTAAATTGTGCCTTCGGTACAGCTTCCGTTTGTCACAAATACAAGGTCATTCTCTGTCAGGACGATACCGCTCTCAACACCTTTTACCTTGCACTCGATCGCGGTTGCCACTTTTTTGCCATCTTTGATATCAAAGATCACATTGGTGACTTCTGTATTAAACTGGAAATCAACCCCTGCTGCCTCCAGATATTTCTGCATTGGCAGGATCAGTGATTCATACTGATTGTATTTGGTAAATTTCAGTGCACTGAAATCCGGCAGGCCTGCGATATGATGGATGAATCTCTGGAAATAAAGTTTCATCTCCAATGCGCTGTGCCAGTTTTCAAATGCAAACATGGTTCTCCAGTACAGCCAGAAGGTAGAATCAAATACTTCGTCGTCAAAGACATCCTCGATCGTCTTGTCATACAGATCCTCGTCTTTGGTCATGAAAAGTTTCATGATCTCCATGCAGCCTTTCTGGCTTAAGTTGAATCTGCCGTCCGTATGTGCATCTTCGCCGCGGTTTTCGGTTGCACGGCATAAAGAGTAGTTCGGATCTTCTTTGTTCAGCCAGTAGTATTCGTCGAGTACGGAAACGCCCGGTGTCTCAATGGAAGGGATACTGCGGAAGAGATCCCACAGACATTCAAAATGGTTCTCCATCTCACGGCCGCCGCGCATCACATAGCCTCTGGACGGATCAAAGATACCATCACATGCACCGCCTGCGATATCCATTGCCTCTAAAATATGGATATGATCGCCCGGCATCTGTCCGTCACGAACCAGAAAACATGCTGCTGCTAAAGATGCAAGACCACTTCCTACGATGTATGCGCTTTTCTCATCGACACCTTCCGGTTTTTTCGGATGTGCAAATGCCTCGTAGTTACCGTTAGTATAATAAATACCTTTGCTGTTTTTCTCGTATTTTCCACGCTCTGTATTGCGGTATGGTGTTCCACTCTCTGCCTGCTGTTTTTCGGCGATTTTCTTTGCCTTTGCCTGTTTGTGGCTGTTGCTTGCCGCAACTGCTGCCACACCGGCTCCTGCTGCAATCAAAGATGCTAACGCGATGGTTTTATTTTTATTTGACATAATAAGAATCTCCTTTCTAACTGCTTTTATTATCTTCGTTCTGTGGTCATCTTATTACTTCCCGGATAAAAATCCAATATACAAAACAGGCGGAATGACAATATTTTTATCATTCCGCCTGTTTTGATAAATAATCGGCTCTGCATTTACAAATCCGGTACAGCGTACCTAAATTAACCGGACGACGTTGCTGACTGTCATCCGAAACATAAATCACCCTTCATCTAAAAAATTTCCAATCGAATTACTGATATTTCCGTGCAGTGTCAGACTCATTTTTTTGACGATCGTGCTATAGTCTTCCTGCATACCGTCTTTGATCCAGTCTAACATCACACCGACAAAACCATACTTGTAAAAATCTGCAATAAAACGTTTATCTTCCTCCGGGAGACCGGTTCCTTCCGCCTTCTCATTTACCACACCCTCGATCAGTTCAAACGTCAGCTTATAAAGATAACTTTCAATCTGTTCCTTGCTGACCGAACGGTATACATTCATGATAAACGGTTTATTTTCCAGCACTGCCTTAAAAATCTGCTCTAACCCTTCCTGCCAGGAATTGTAGGTTCGTTTTCCCTGCAGTGCCCGCTTTCCGTCCTCCACGCATGCCCATTCAACCAGATCATAGATATCTTTAAAATGGTAATAAAATGCCATACGGCTGATTCCACAGTCCGTGGTCAGATCCTGGATCGTAATTTTATCTAATGGTTTCTGTAAAAGTAATTTTTTTAAGGAT
This window encodes:
- a CDS encoding oxidoreductase, which produces MKNKYPHIFEPMTIRRMTVKNRIVMTPMGTNYGEQNGEMSFLHINYYEQRAKGGTGLLIVENASVDSPQGSNGTTQLRIDLDNYIPRLFKLCENVHKHGACIAIQLNHAGASAMSSRIGMQPVSASDVPSKAGGEIPRPLEKDEMMHIVKKYGEAAKRAQICGFDAVEIHAGHSYLISQFLSPTTNKRTDEFGGSAENRARFAKLVIEEVRKQVGPFFPIFVRISADEMVEGGNTLEDTLEYLQYFEKEVDVFDVSCGLNGSIQYQIDANYLPDGWRSYMAKAVKEKYGKPCMTVGNIRDPKVAEDILAKGDADFIGMGRGLIADPEWVNKVEFGKECDIRKCISCNIGCAGHRIGLNQPIRCTVNPAVNSGEDYMKHKINKPCNVVVIGGGTAGLEAACTAAEVGCTTFLIEKKAELGGLASVISKIPDKKRLADFPNYMIHRASKLHNLFIFKNTSTTPELVKSLNPDIIVNATGSVPTLPPITGLHDLVDKDDSNVATVLKMIDRINEYPEKMDGQKVAIIGGGAVGLDVMEFFTERGSDVTMVEMLPMIGNGLDPVTKCDTNAKMAKYNVKQMTNTALQEVQNDRFIVKNPQGEIEEIPFDYGFICLGMRANNPVLDQLEEAFADTNVEIINIGDSKRARRIIEGTEEGRNILNVLAKHDYL
- the aroE gene encoding shikimate dehydrogenase is translated as MEKRISGHTGLLALIGSPVGHSGSPAMYNYSFEKLGLDYAYVAFDIKEDKVKDAIAAMKTFNMRGCNVTMPDKVEAAKYMDELSPAAQIIGAVNTIVNDNGKLTGHITDGEGFVHNLRDHGIEIKGKKITVAGGGGAATAIQVQCALDGAREISIFNIKDAFFERTLQTAEKIKKAVPECVVNVYDIADTAKMTEEIQSSDIFANATIVGMKPMDDQSVVKDLSAFRPGLVVADAVYNPEETKLLREAKEAGCTCVGGKGMLLWQGVAAFKLYTGQDMPVEDVKKLFFS
- a CDS encoding GNAT family N-acetyltransferase, which translates into the protein MNSIIRPMTPKDKNSVLEMMRVFYASPAVFTNGSDDIFRTDIENCINDNPYLEGYIFEVSGEIQGYGMIAKSFSTEFGRPCMWIEDIYIKESCRGAGIGSKFIDYIGEKYPDAILRLEVEEENERAVNVYKKNGFSFLPYLEMKK
- a CDS encoding oleate hydratase; translation: MSNKNKTIALASLIAAGAGVAAVAASNSHKQAKAKKIAEKQQAESGTPYRNTERGKYEKNSKGIYYTNGNYEAFAHPKKPEGVDEKSAYIVGSGLASLAAACFLVRDGQMPGDHIHILEAMDIAGGACDGIFDPSRGYVMRGGREMENHFECLWDLFRSIPSIETPGVSVLDEYYWLNKEDPNYSLCRATENRGEDAHTDGRFNLSQKGCMEIMKLFMTKDEDLYDKTIEDVFDDEVFDSTFWLYWRTMFAFENWHSALEMKLYFQRFIHHIAGLPDFSALKFTKYNQYESLILPMQKYLEAAGVDFQFNTEVTNVIFDIKDGKKVATAIECKVKGVESGIVLTENDLVFVTNGSCTEGTIYGDQNHAPNGDAEVRNSGCWNLWKNIAKQDPSFGRPEKFCSDVAKTNWESATVTTLDDKIIPYITNICKRDPKSGKVVTGGIVSCKDSSWLLSWTINRQGQFKEQDKDKVCVWVYGLFTDVPGDFIKKPMKECTGKEITEEWLYHLGVPTDQIEELAEHSAVCVPTMMPYITAFFMPRTKGDRPDVIPDGCVNFAFLGQFAETPRDTVFTTEYSVRTAMEAVYGLLGVDRGVPEVWGSVYDIRELLDSTVKLMDGKSPLEIQLPGPLNALKKPLIRLVKGTVVEKVLRDHNVLKDGMLE
- a CDS encoding TetR-like C-terminal domain-containing protein yields the protein MSNTTKRALEASLKKLLLQKPLDKITIQDLTTDCGISRMAFYYHFKDIYDLVEWACVEDGKRALQGKRTYNSWQEGLEQIFKAVLENKPFIMNVYRSVSKEQIESYLYKLTFELIEGVVNEKAEGTGLPEEDKRFIADFYKYGFVGVMLDWIKDGMQEDYSTIVKKMSLTLHGNISNSIGNFLDEG